Proteins from a single region of Pseudomonas quebecensis:
- a CDS encoding amino acid permease: MPSGNHLPHGETAQGGPLKRELGERHIRLMALGACIGVGLFLGSAKAIEMAGPAIMLSYIIGGLAILVIMRALGEMAVHNPVAGSFSRYAQDYLGPLAGFLTGWNYWFLWLVTCVAEITAVAVYMGVWFPDVPRWIWALAALVSMGTINLIAVKAFGEFEFWFALIKIVTIIAMVVGGVGIIAFGFGNDGVALGISNLWAHGGFMPNGMTGVLMSLQMVMFAYLGVEMIGLTAGEARNPQKTIPNAIGSVFWRILLFYVGALFVILSIYPWNEIGTQGSPFVMTFERLGIKTAAGIINFVVITAALSSCNGGIFSTGRMLYSLAQNGQAPATFAKTSSNGVPRRALLLSIAALLLGVLLNYLVPEKVFVWVTSIATFGAIWTWVMILLAQLKFRKSLSPAEQKALKYRMWLYPVSSYLALAFLVLVVGLMAYFPDTRVALYIGPAFLVLLTVLFYVFKLQPTQAAAQSA, translated from the coding sequence ATGCCCTCCGGCAACCACCTGCCCCATGGCGAGACCGCTCAAGGCGGCCCGCTCAAACGCGAACTCGGTGAACGGCATATCCGCCTGATGGCCCTGGGCGCCTGTATCGGCGTCGGCCTGTTCCTCGGCTCGGCCAAGGCCATTGAAATGGCCGGCCCGGCAATCATGCTGTCCTACATCATCGGCGGCCTGGCGATCCTGGTGATCATGCGCGCCCTCGGCGAGATGGCCGTGCACAACCCGGTGGCCGGCTCGTTCAGCCGTTATGCGCAGGATTACCTTGGCCCTCTGGCGGGCTTTCTGACCGGCTGGAACTACTGGTTCCTATGGCTGGTGACCTGCGTCGCCGAGATCACCGCCGTGGCGGTGTACATGGGTGTCTGGTTCCCCGACGTGCCGCGCTGGATCTGGGCGCTGGCGGCCCTGGTGAGCATGGGCACCATCAACCTGATCGCGGTCAAGGCGTTCGGTGAATTCGAGTTCTGGTTTGCCCTGATCAAAATCGTCACGATCATTGCCATGGTCGTCGGCGGCGTCGGCATCATTGCCTTTGGTTTCGGCAACGACGGCGTGGCCCTGGGGATTTCCAACCTGTGGGCCCATGGCGGCTTCATGCCCAACGGCATGACCGGCGTGCTGATGTCCCTGCAAATGGTGATGTTCGCCTACCTGGGCGTGGAGATGATCGGCCTCACCGCCGGCGAAGCGCGCAACCCGCAGAAGACCATTCCCAATGCCATCGGCTCGGTGTTCTGGCGCATCCTGCTGTTCTACGTCGGTGCGTTGTTCGTGATCCTGTCGATCTACCCGTGGAACGAAATCGGCACCCAGGGCAGCCCGTTCGTGATGACCTTCGAGCGCCTGGGCATCAAGACCGCCGCCGGCATCATCAACTTCGTGGTGATCACCGCCGCGCTGTCGTCATGCAATGGCGGCATCTTCAGCACCGGGCGCATGCTCTATAGCCTGGCCCAGAACGGCCAGGCACCGGCCACCTTCGCCAAGACTTCCAGCAATGGCGTACCGCGCCGGGCGCTGCTGCTGTCGATCGCCGCGCTGCTGCTGGGTGTGCTGCTCAACTACCTGGTGCCGGAAAAAGTCTTTGTGTGGGTAACGTCGATCGCCACCTTCGGCGCAATCTGGACCTGGGTGATGATCCTGCTGGCACAGCTCAAGTTCCGTAAAAGCCTGAGCCCTGCCGAACAGAAAGCCTTGAAATACCGCATGTGGCTGTACCCGGTCAGCTCGTACCTGGCGCTGGCATTCCTGGTGCTGGTCGTGGGCCTGATGGCGTACTTCCCGGACACCCGCGTGGCGTTGTATATCGGCCCCGCGTTCCTGGTGCTGCTGACCGTGCTGTTTTACGTGTTCAAGCTGCAACCGACCCAAGCGGCGGCGCAGTCGGCTTGA
- a CDS encoding transglycosylase domain-containing protein, with the protein MGALWQTASTQCAASTSSLDEQPLPKRPRRKRYGWRMAGLLLTMLLIAAGVATHREMRTAQWQSQQLSRLAATLTYQVQAGPSDAIVYPGAGPFDKRLGYSDLDTFLPRLLKRNYLIERQARFSAPLMAYTERGLFVPYAEKIQAGLSITDCRAAPLYQFTYPQQSYQSFAAIPPVVVDSLLFIENRDLLDPNPLEANPAVDWPRFAKAAWSQVARLLHLPGQTAGGSTLATQLEKYRHSPDGLTLSGGEKIRQMISASVRAYQDGPQTLQARRTIVRDYLNSVPLSAVPGHGEVHGMAEGLRVWYGADFDKSNALLASSDPGDLAPKGLALREVLSLMIAQRRPSHYLSKGREELAQLTDSHLRLLAANGVIEPALLTAALASKVDYRDWQQQPTIQMIDTNKGVSVARSRLGALLDRPLYDLDRLDLSATSTLQGQLQEQVTAYLKHLADPTFAGQVGLLGERLLTPASTPQVRYSFTLFERTDDSARVRVQTDNTDQPFDINEGSKLELGSTAKLRVLTTYLQIVAELHDRYGALAPAALKKVEVDEQDRISRWAVDYLLQNPGKTLANMLDAALDRTYSASPAESFFTGGGLHRFHNFRNEDNGRNPTLRDALRESINLPFIRLMRDLVRYTTYAGANNTAQLLKDDSEPRRQEYLAQFADREGTAFLLKFWKKYQKKETQARLETFLDGLHPTAIRLAAVHRYLLPEASRESFNAFVRAHLVSAKGQQALTDKRLDTLYDSYGPGAYDLPDQGYIAKVHPLDLWLLGYLLNHPQATFSEVVKASQFERQEVYSWLFKSRHQRARDSRIRTMLEIEAFLEIHQRWKAVGYPFDHLVPSLATAIGSSGDRPAALAELMGIILNDGVRIPVLRIDSLHFAAGTPYETRLVNNPNQGRRVMPSEVATALRGALSQVVDTGTAKRVAGSFKQEDGTPMAMGGKTGTGDNRIEAIGAGGRILSSKAINRTATFVFYIGDHHFGTLTAFVPGSKAQNFTFTSALPVQVLKGMAPLLMSYLQGVGAMGCQRP; encoded by the coding sequence ATGGGCGCTTTATGGCAAACCGCTTCAACCCAGTGCGCAGCCTCCACCAGCAGCCTGGATGAGCAGCCATTGCCAAAACGCCCGCGTAGAAAACGCTACGGGTGGCGCATGGCAGGGCTGCTGCTGACAATGCTGCTGATTGCCGCCGGCGTGGCCACCCATCGGGAAATGCGCACCGCCCAATGGCAGTCCCAACAGCTGAGCCGCCTGGCCGCCACCCTGACCTACCAGGTACAGGCAGGGCCCAGCGATGCGATCGTCTATCCCGGCGCCGGGCCCTTCGACAAGCGCCTGGGCTACAGCGACCTCGACACGTTCCTGCCGCGCCTGCTCAAACGTAATTACCTGATTGAACGCCAGGCACGTTTTTCCGCGCCGTTGATGGCCTATACCGAGCGTGGCCTGTTCGTGCCTTACGCCGAAAAAATCCAGGCCGGCCTGTCGATCACCGACTGTCGCGCCGCGCCGCTGTACCAGTTCACCTACCCACAGCAGTCGTACCAAAGCTTTGCCGCCATACCGCCGGTGGTGGTCGACAGCCTGCTGTTCATCGAAAACCGCGACTTGCTCGACCCGAATCCGCTCGAAGCCAACCCGGCGGTGGATTGGCCGCGCTTCGCCAAGGCCGCCTGGTCGCAGGTGGCCAGGCTGTTGCATCTGCCGGGGCAGACCGCCGGCGGCAGCACCCTGGCCACGCAGTTGGAAAAATATCGCCATTCGCCCGACGGCCTGACCCTTTCGGGCGGCGAGAAAATCCGCCAGATGATTTCCGCCAGCGTGCGCGCCTATCAGGACGGCCCGCAGACCTTGCAGGCCCGGCGGACTATCGTGCGCGACTACCTCAACAGCGTGCCGTTGTCCGCCGTGCCGGGGCATGGCGAAGTGCATGGCATGGCTGAAGGCTTGCGGGTCTGGTACGGCGCCGACTTCGACAAAAGCAATGCGTTGCTCGCGAGCAGCGACCCCGGCGACCTCGCGCCAAAAGGCCTGGCCCTGCGCGAAGTGCTGTCGCTGATGATCGCCCAACGGCGGCCTTCGCATTACCTGTCCAAGGGCCGTGAAGAGCTGGCGCAGTTGACCGACAGCCACTTGAGGCTGTTGGCGGCAAACGGTGTGATCGAACCGGCACTGCTCACGGCGGCGCTGGCGAGCAAGGTCGATTACCGCGACTGGCAGCAGCAACCGACGATCCAGATGATCGATACCAATAAAGGCGTCAGCGTCGCGCGCAGCCGGTTGGGCGCCCTGCTCGACCGCCCGCTGTATGACCTCGACCGCCTTGATCTCTCCGCCACCAGCACCTTGCAGGGCCAGTTGCAGGAACAGGTCACGGCGTACCTCAAGCACCTGGCCGACCCCACGTTCGCCGGCCAGGTCGGGCTGTTGGGCGAGCGCCTGCTTACTCCGGCCAGCACGCCGCAGGTGCGCTACAGCTTTACCCTGTTCGAACGTACCGACGACAGCGCGCGAGTGCGGGTACAGACCGACAATACCGACCAACCTTTCGATATCAACGAAGGCAGCAAGCTGGAACTGGGGTCCACCGCCAAGCTGCGGGTGCTCACGACCTACCTGCAAATCGTCGCCGAACTGCACGACCGCTACGGCGCCCTGGCGCCGGCGGCGTTGAAGAAGGTCGAGGTAGACGAGCAGGACCGCATCAGCCGCTGGGCCGTGGACTATCTACTGCAAAACCCCGGTAAAACACTGGCGAACATGCTCGACGCCGCGCTCGATCGCACCTATTCGGCCAGCCCCGCGGAAAGTTTCTTCACCGGTGGCGGCCTGCATCGCTTCCACAATTTTCGCAACGAAGACAACGGCCGCAACCCGACCCTGCGCGACGCCCTGCGCGAATCCATCAACTTGCCGTTTATTCGCCTGATGCGTGACCTGGTGCGCTACACCACCTACGCCGGCGCCAACAACACCGCGCAATTGCTCAAGGACGACAGCGAGCCTCGCCGCCAGGAATACCTGGCGCAGTTCGCCGACCGCGAAGGCACTGCGTTCCTGCTTAAGTTCTGGAAGAAGTACCAGAAGAAAGAGACCCAGGCTCGCCTGGAAACTTTCCTCGACGGGCTGCACCCCACGGCCATTCGCCTGGCCGCCGTGCACCGCTACCTGCTGCCGGAAGCCAGCCGGGAGAGTTTCAACGCGTTCGTGCGCGCCCACCTGGTCAGCGCCAAGGGTCAGCAGGCGCTGACCGACAAACGCCTGGACACGCTGTACGACAGCTATGGTCCCGGCGCCTACGACCTCCCCGATCAGGGCTATATCGCCAAAGTGCATCCCCTGGACTTGTGGCTGCTGGGCTACCTGCTCAACCACCCGCAGGCGACGTTCAGCGAGGTGGTCAAGGCCAGCCAATTCGAGCGCCAGGAAGTCTACAGCTGGCTGTTCAAGAGCCGGCACCAGCGCGCACGCGACAGCCGCATTCGCACCATGCTGGAAATCGAAGCGTTCCTGGAGATTCACCAACGCTGGAAAGCCGTCGGCTACCCGTTCGACCACCTGGTGCCGTCGCTGGCCACCGCCATCGGCAGCTCCGGCGACCGCCCCGCCGCCCTGGCCGAGTTGATGGGCATCATTCTTAACGACGGAGTGCGCATTCCGGTGCTGCGCATCGACAGCCTGCACTTCGCCGCCGGCACGCCCTATGAAACCCGACTGGTCAACAATCCCAACCAGGGCCGAAGGGTCATGCCCTCCGAAGTCGCCACCGCCCTGCGCGGCGCGCTCTCCCAAGTGGTGGACACCGGCACCGCCAAGCGCGTGGCCGGCAGCTTCAAACAGGAAGACGGCACCCCGATGGCCATGGGTGGCAAGACCGGCACCGGCGACAACCGCATCGAAGCCATCGGCGCCGGTGGGCGCATCCTCAGCTCCAAGGCGATCAACCGCACCGCGACGTTCGTGTTCTACATCGGCGATCACCACTTCGGCACCCTCACCGCATTCGTGCCGGGCAGCAAGGCGCAGAACTTCACGTTCACTTCGGCGTTGCCGGTGCAGGTGCTCAAGGGCATGGCGCCGTTGCTGATGTCGTATTTGCAGGGGGTTGGGGCAATGGGCTGTCAGCGGCCTTGA
- a CDS encoding NEL-type E3 ubiquitin ligase domain-containing protein: MADSSTLHPLAAPLPAAAADDKGPHYQLIKTKTPDWLANADLERVYPLNDLALHRPNWHVNASLQQQATLNALNGQAWAAQNKVDQKLRHVQDVYAFAEPLLTRAIKDQYGLDLDVKNTYLHIYTPKQLPWYALALSNGVTSRDVSLLDAALHNFARHERFERYSCYITRPDYRGHFNILRLERTMSLEQFKQLCRGLDLGARYQRHLNESLLPSEPVAQAYLQLHVIASQKAALKAAAQVALMKNDLDASGHAVVMGVLDGTEKRATFYQLNILDTPLTGILLITSDLEKASHIAKVIAYIPHDPVSPLKQYASTAEFALELSRRLQLNAALASSKHVPQHTYQQFFSQFVPHSRRGLFFATLAERLYHVQWHERGPLDPAPAWCEDPVSKPLLQFDVTPITGDLWRQLYQASFNKILNDARSLAVSTAQADDNERRRWWDNTLKIASSLLNMALLVVTPFVPLLGELMLAYTLYQLTDDVMESIVELSEGQADEAAQHVISVITDVMQLAILGTGGVLAKEVLFKPSTFVDSLKAVTVNDQPRLWNPDLTPYARKDLSVPEGSQPDASGLYEHQGEKVLRLDDQHLIVEHDAQSNLHRVKHPSRPGAYAPLIERHASGAWVHEGEAPDNWGSETLQSRLGPLVEGLTPAQRELACEISGTHDGALRMMYANRDSVPPLLADSLKRLKLRDEVQLGPEKIRAGAAIELPTNWSVQVTSELPGWPAGKAIKVFTNSDLSGYSMTYGAIDATEANTLRISHQAVEANQLPEQLSGFLSEAQFRALLPGALAESSAERTQALRNYLADKLEQENIVIFNHLYSTGEVLDTVQGQLLQQQFPQLPKDLAASLLLRVSPRELAVMSSEQRIPLRLKNLGRALANEVRASHASEGFYNDAWLTPDTERMALNILRLHTDALGDLTIAIHEQTANGALRCQLGPAEAGSQSILLYKGQGRYQIHEPRQPAPQAQYSFYEAVLRAVPPDALDYRPGQGAIFKAWLKEKLEPPVERRTVLQAATRRRVDERTVQTLLQRPLFKTFRRWLRDDPPRQRPTVKQTLTRLCPRLSEEQIQQVTASLNTSQGEELLNALEADHTKLLKELEKFRNSHPTLVRAEGLLTLDERLMRAKIIIELRSNWEDGAYLRMLPAQPRARGTLLDLSELVLGRYIRRLEPLAADFSHVTRLNLSGTRLGDGDSTFLENFPNLRAVDLSHNNLSALPPQLPKMNNLRALNLSENPIAWRPSDYAILAQCPHLRSLNLEGNTQLEIAPDISHMRDLRQLVLRRTRIRQWPNGLESPRLDIPELDLSNTAITTVPEFALDSVGARIVASSWLDRTKLERLDEDRFVSYRRGFGIDPYRTVPRGGRAASQYWVAGLEGESLAVARKVWDDLEREHGSQGFFDVLRLLQPPEQFQTELDAQLYEAGRSDLSIRVWQMLFAMDENPQFRERMFSLAGVPDNCADAGAYTFNRMGVETLLEEIHRDNSAPGLATRESRLAHLAMQSWRLDEVNRLAGKEIEYRVKPVSKGGLGLAFGSGANEVDDVQVHLAYQTGLKTRLDLPWLSEHMVYRNTARVTQTHLDDAAIKIAAAEEGDGLVDGMLKQPFWSDYLQDTYLEAFNTRREARNQAGSQLEDLLDLQKQWADASVSTERKARLREQLVALADALEIAQDEALSDQPLADDTVLRLYTHIQRDYIELGRQLTRQALADMI; this comes from the coding sequence ATGGCTGACTCAAGCACGCTTCACCCTCTCGCCGCCCCCCTTCCAGCGGCGGCCGCCGATGACAAAGGCCCGCACTATCAGTTGATCAAAACCAAGACCCCAGACTGGCTCGCCAATGCCGATCTGGAGAGGGTCTACCCGCTCAACGACCTGGCCCTGCATCGACCCAACTGGCATGTGAACGCCAGCCTGCAACAGCAAGCCACCCTCAATGCGCTCAACGGCCAGGCCTGGGCCGCGCAAAACAAGGTGGACCAGAAACTGCGTCACGTGCAGGACGTTTATGCTTTCGCCGAGCCGTTACTCACACGGGCGATCAAGGACCAGTACGGCCTGGACCTTGATGTCAAAAACACCTATCTGCATATTTACACGCCCAAGCAGCTGCCCTGGTATGCCTTGGCGCTATCCAATGGCGTCACGTCCAGGGACGTGTCCTTACTCGACGCTGCGCTGCATAACTTTGCCCGTCACGAAAGGTTCGAACGGTACTCCTGCTACATCACCCGGCCCGACTATCGCGGCCACTTCAACATCCTGCGCCTGGAGCGCACGATGAGCCTTGAGCAGTTCAAGCAGTTGTGTCGCGGCTTGGACCTTGGAGCGCGCTATCAACGCCATCTCAACGAAAGCCTGCTACCGTCTGAACCGGTAGCCCAGGCGTATCTGCAACTGCACGTTATCGCCAGTCAGAAAGCCGCGCTCAAGGCTGCCGCCCAAGTGGCCCTGATGAAAAATGACCTGGACGCGTCCGGCCATGCGGTCGTAATGGGTGTGCTCGATGGCACGGAAAAACGCGCCACCTTCTACCAACTGAATATTCTCGACACGCCGCTCACCGGAATCCTGTTGATCACCAGTGATCTTGAGAAAGCCAGCCACATCGCCAAGGTCATCGCCTACATACCCCATGACCCGGTCAGCCCGCTCAAGCAATACGCTTCAACCGCCGAGTTCGCGCTGGAACTGTCGCGGCGCCTGCAACTCAACGCGGCACTGGCGTCCAGCAAACACGTGCCGCAACACACCTATCAGCAGTTTTTCAGCCAGTTCGTGCCCCACTCACGGCGCGGCCTGTTTTTCGCCACGCTGGCCGAGCGTTTGTACCACGTGCAATGGCATGAACGCGGCCCGCTGGACCCGGCCCCCGCCTGGTGCGAAGACCCGGTGAGCAAACCTTTGCTGCAATTCGACGTAACCCCGATAACCGGTGACCTGTGGCGGCAGCTGTACCAGGCCAGCTTCAACAAGATCCTCAACGACGCGCGCAGCCTTGCCGTCTCCACGGCCCAGGCGGATGACAATGAGCGTCGCAGGTGGTGGGACAACACCCTGAAGATCGCGTCAAGCCTGTTGAACATGGCGCTATTGGTGGTGACCCCGTTCGTGCCGTTGCTGGGCGAACTGATGCTGGCGTACACCTTGTACCAACTGACCGACGACGTGATGGAGAGTATCGTCGAGCTAAGCGAGGGCCAGGCTGACGAAGCGGCCCAGCACGTTATCAGCGTGATCACCGACGTGATGCAACTGGCCATTCTGGGCACCGGCGGGGTGCTGGCCAAGGAGGTGCTGTTCAAACCGTCCACGTTTGTCGACAGCCTCAAGGCGGTCACAGTGAACGACCAACCGCGCCTGTGGAACCCGGACCTGACACCTTATGCGCGCAAAGACTTGAGTGTGCCGGAAGGCAGTCAACCCGATGCATCAGGCCTGTATGAGCACCAAGGGGAAAAGGTGCTGCGTCTTGACGACCAGCACTTGATCGTCGAGCACGACGCGCAGAGCAACCTCCACCGGGTCAAACACCCGAGCCGGCCCGGTGCTTATGCCCCCTTGATCGAACGCCATGCCAGTGGCGCCTGGGTGCATGAAGGCGAAGCCCCGGACAACTGGGGCAGCGAGACACTCCAAAGCCGCCTGGGACCGTTGGTCGAGGGGCTCACCCCCGCTCAACGCGAACTCGCCTGCGAGATCAGCGGCACCCACGACGGCGCGTTGCGCATGATGTACGCCAATCGCGACAGCGTGCCGCCCCTGTTGGCCGATAGCCTCAAGCGTTTGAAGCTGCGTGATGAAGTCCAGCTTGGGCCGGAAAAAATCCGCGCCGGGGCCGCCATCGAACTGCCCACCAACTGGTCGGTGCAGGTCACCAGTGAGCTGCCGGGCTGGCCGGCGGGCAAGGCCATCAAGGTGTTCACGAACAGTGATTTGAGCGGCTATTCCATGACCTACGGCGCCATCGACGCGACCGAGGCCAACACCCTGAGGATCAGTCACCAGGCCGTCGAAGCGAACCAGCTACCCGAGCAGCTAAGCGGCTTTTTAAGCGAAGCGCAATTTCGCGCCTTGCTTCCGGGCGCCTTGGCTGAATCCTCGGCAGAACGAACCCAGGCCTTGCGCAACTATCTGGCCGATAAGTTGGAGCAGGAGAACATCGTCATCTTCAACCACCTCTACAGCACCGGTGAGGTACTCGACACCGTTCAGGGCCAACTGCTCCAGCAACAGTTCCCGCAACTGCCCAAAGACCTGGCGGCCAGCCTGCTGCTGCGAGTCTCGCCCCGAGAGCTGGCGGTGATGAGCAGCGAGCAACGCATCCCCCTGCGCCTGAAAAACCTTGGCCGGGCACTGGCCAACGAAGTTCGGGCCAGCCACGCCAGTGAAGGGTTCTACAACGACGCCTGGCTGACACCGGATACCGAGCGCATGGCCCTCAATATCCTGCGCCTGCATACCGATGCGCTGGGCGACCTGACCATTGCCATCCACGAGCAGACCGCCAACGGCGCCTTGCGTTGCCAGTTGGGGCCGGCCGAGGCCGGCAGTCAGAGCATTCTGTTGTACAAGGGACAGGGCCGATATCAGATTCATGAGCCACGGCAACCGGCGCCCCAGGCGCAGTACAGCTTTTATGAGGCGGTGCTGCGTGCCGTCCCGCCGGACGCGCTCGACTACCGACCTGGCCAGGGCGCGATCTTCAAGGCGTGGTTGAAGGAGAAACTGGAGCCACCGGTTGAACGGCGCACCGTGCTGCAAGCGGCGACGCGACGCCGGGTCGACGAGCGTACAGTGCAAACCTTGTTGCAAAGACCCCTGTTCAAAACCTTCCGCCGCTGGCTTCGGGATGACCCGCCCAGGCAACGCCCGACGGTTAAACAGACCTTGACCCGATTGTGCCCTCGCCTGAGCGAGGAACAGATACAACAGGTGACGGCATCGCTGAACACATCGCAAGGCGAAGAACTGCTCAACGCGCTGGAAGCTGACCACACGAAGCTGCTTAAAGAACTGGAAAAGTTCCGCAACAGCCACCCCACACTCGTGCGAGCAGAAGGCCTCCTTACGCTTGATGAACGGCTCATGCGAGCCAAAATCATCATTGAATTGCGAAGCAACTGGGAAGACGGCGCCTATCTGCGCATGCTCCCTGCGCAACCGAGAGCTCGCGGCACCCTGCTGGACCTGAGCGAACTGGTACTGGGCCGTTACATACGGCGCCTGGAGCCGCTGGCGGCTGATTTCAGCCATGTCACCCGCTTGAATCTCAGCGGCACGAGGCTGGGGGACGGGGACAGTACCTTCCTGGAAAACTTCCCCAACCTGCGGGCCGTGGACCTATCACACAATAACCTCAGCGCCCTACCGCCCCAACTGCCGAAGATGAATAACCTGCGCGCGCTGAACCTGAGCGAGAACCCCATCGCCTGGCGCCCCTCCGACTACGCGATCCTTGCACAATGTCCACACCTTCGGTCATTGAACCTGGAAGGCAATACCCAACTGGAAATTGCGCCGGACATCAGCCACATGAGGGACCTGCGCCAGCTGGTGCTGCGCCGAACCCGCATCAGGCAATGGCCGAACGGGCTGGAAAGCCCCAGGCTCGATATCCCGGAACTGGACCTGAGCAACACCGCGATCACGACTGTTCCCGAGTTCGCACTGGATTCGGTGGGCGCCCGGATCGTGGCCAGCAGTTGGTTGGACCGCACAAAGCTTGAACGCCTTGATGAAGACCGGTTCGTCAGCTATCGCCGAGGCTTCGGTATCGACCCTTACCGCACCGTTCCGCGCGGCGGCAGGGCTGCCAGCCAGTATTGGGTCGCGGGCCTGGAGGGCGAATCGCTCGCCGTCGCCAGAAAAGTATGGGATGACCTCGAACGGGAACACGGCTCCCAAGGCTTCTTCGACGTGCTCAGGCTGTTGCAACCGCCCGAACAGTTCCAGACCGAACTCGATGCACAGCTCTATGAGGCGGGCCGCTCGGACCTTTCCATCCGAGTCTGGCAGATGCTCTTCGCGATGGATGAGAACCCACAATTCCGTGAACGGATGTTCAGCCTGGCCGGCGTGCCGGACAATTGCGCCGACGCCGGCGCGTATACGTTCAATCGCATGGGCGTCGAGACCCTGCTGGAAGAGATACACCGAGACAACAGCGCGCCAGGGTTGGCCACCCGGGAAAGCCGCCTGGCACACCTGGCCATGCAGTCCTGGCGACTGGATGAGGTCAACCGTCTGGCCGGCAAGGAAATCGAGTACCGTGTCAAACCCGTCAGCAAGGGCGGACTGGGGTTGGCCTTTGGCAGCGGTGCCAACGAGGTCGACGATGTGCAGGTGCACCTGGCCTACCAGACCGGGCTCAAGACGCGCCTCGACCTGCCGTGGTTATCCGAACATATGGTGTACCGCAACACCGCCAGGGTCACGCAGACACACCTCGACGACGCGGCCATCAAGATTGCCGCGGCCGAAGAAGGCGACGGCCTGGTCGACGGCATGCTGAAACAGCCGTTCTGGAGCGATTATTTACAGGACACGTATCTGGAAGCGTTCAACACTCGACGCGAGGCTCGCAACCAGGCAGGCAGCCAACTGGAAGACTTGCTGGACCTGCAAAAGCAATGGGCCGACGCGTCCGTATCGACTGAGCGCAAAGCCCGCCTGCGCGAGCAACTTGTCGCACTGGCGGACGCTTTGGAGATCGCACAGGACGAGGCGCTGAGCGACCAACCACTGGCGGACGACACCGTGCTGCGGCTCTACACCCATATCCAGCGTGATTACATCGAACTGGGCCGGCAACTGACGCGCCAAGCCCTGGCCGACATGATTTGA
- a CDS encoding molecular chaperone produces the protein MKRVCAGLALLLCSLGAQAGPNISVGDFYDYLPGDKGTYLKRIYNGGTSTAFVKVNISEMLYKPNGTYDEVPLEVGPDGRTRNGLIASPARLIVPADGMQSTRFVFIGDRQRERYFRVRYLPVAPEKGDEFGVSEEERKAYVETVVGGVQVMAGYGTVFFVRPDNSRFDTRIENGGQRYTLRNAGNTVVMVDEFKDCSVAKRTSCAPTTKNHIFPGRTFSFEKQAGRTYRFYLVEGDSQRLVEVNG, from the coding sequence ATGAAACGTGTATGTGCGGGCCTGGCTTTATTGCTGTGTTCCCTGGGCGCTCAGGCGGGGCCGAACATCAGCGTCGGCGATTTCTACGACTATTTGCCGGGCGACAAAGGCACTTATCTGAAGCGGATATACAACGGCGGCACTTCCACTGCCTTCGTCAAGGTCAACATCAGCGAAATGCTCTACAAGCCCAACGGCACCTACGATGAAGTGCCACTGGAGGTCGGCCCGGACGGCCGTACGCGCAATGGCCTGATCGCCAGCCCCGCGCGCCTGATCGTGCCGGCTGATGGCATGCAAAGTACGCGGTTTGTGTTCATCGGCGACCGTCAGCGCGAACGCTACTTCCGCGTGCGCTACCTGCCGGTTGCGCCGGAGAAAGGCGACGAGTTTGGTGTGAGTGAGGAGGAACGCAAAGCTTATGTAGAAACCGTAGTGGGCGGTGTCCAGGTAATGGCTGGGTATGGCACGGTATTCTTTGTGCGGCCCGATAACAGCCGCTTCGATACGCGCATCGAAAACGGCGGGCAGCGCTATACGTTGCGCAACGCCGGGAACACCGTGGTGATGGTGGATGAGTTCAAGGATTGCTCGGTGGCCAAGCGCACGTCGTGCGCGCCGACCACCAAGAACCATATCTTTCCGGGGCGTACTTTCAGCTTCGAAAAACAGGCCGGGCGCACGTACCGTTTTTATTTGGTCGAAGGCGACAGCCAAAGGCTTGTGGAGGTGAACGGCTAA
- a CDS encoding fimbrial protein: protein MVSEKIQPEWPRPAYDALYKILMGLVLLVGVLLSTPAQAIREVEVFDVSVTIPTQDFYVLPVDPGFLEREQQMVWELVPGRLRPLREHFDVKSSAGGINARLGALPTLFNGGRTYIDLSVTFNGQVLGLDDRLVVSHDEARLGKRVLLDISAVQPADGFTPGEYYGSVELLFDAVRP, encoded by the coding sequence ATGGTCAGTGAAAAAATCCAACCCGAGTGGCCCCGGCCAGCGTATGACGCGCTGTACAAAATCCTGATGGGCCTGGTGTTGCTGGTGGGCGTATTGCTCAGCACCCCGGCGCAGGCGATTCGCGAAGTCGAGGTGTTCGACGTTTCGGTGACCATTCCTACCCAGGACTTCTACGTGTTGCCGGTGGACCCAGGGTTCCTGGAGCGTGAGCAGCAGATGGTCTGGGAGCTGGTGCCGGGGCGCCTGCGGCCGCTGCGCGAACACTTCGACGTGAAAAGCTCGGCGGGCGGCATCAATGCACGCCTGGGCGCGTTGCCCACGCTGTTCAATGGAGGGCGTACCTACATCGACCTCAGCGTGACCTTCAACGGCCAGGTGCTGGGCCTGGACGACAGGTTGGTGGTGTCCCATGACGAGGCGCGGCTGGGCAAGCGTGTCCTGCTGGACATCTCGGCGGTGCAGCCGGCGGACGGTTTTACCCCGGGTGAGTACTACGGCAGCGTCGAGCTGCTGTTCGATGCGGTGCGGCCGTGA